In a genomic window of Gloeocapsopsis dulcis:
- a CDS encoding iron-sulfur cluster assembly accessory protein, which yields MVQAPSQQRGILLSEAALRQVTFLRDRQGKDLCLRVGVRQGGCSGMSYMMDFEDPSKIRSDDEVYDYDGFKIVCDRKSMLYLYGLMLDYSDAMIGGGFQFTNPNANQTCGCGKSFGV from the coding sequence ATGGTACAAGCACCATCACAACAACGCGGTATTCTACTCAGTGAAGCAGCTTTACGCCAAGTAACGTTTCTGCGCGACCGACAAGGTAAAGATTTGTGTTTACGAGTTGGTGTTCGTCAAGGCGGCTGTTCGGGAATGTCCTACATGATGGATTTTGAAGATCCCAGCAAAATCCGTAGCGATGATGAAGTCTATGACTACGACGGCTTCAAAATTGTCTGCGATCGCAAAAGTATGTTGTATCTCTATGGTTTAATGCTCGACTATAGCGATGCTATGATTGGTGGCGGCTTTCAATTTACCAACCCCAACGCTAACCAAACTTGTGGTTGCGGTAAATCGTTTGGAGTTTAA
- a CDS encoding DUF6930 domain-containing protein: MTMSLNCSTRRRLQKLNQISSVWEGDRRPLSAHKDSEVQGECILWVDGSQGVVRAMDVVAPESGPEAVVRTLLRAMEHPNTPAKPARPQKIVVSDRELQFFLRGVLQELEIVIDYVPQLPLINELYRGFQEVRGEYTPELPPQFAEPLKKKALEIWQAAPWELLEEHQILAIELNQNDVGTLYASVMGMLGMEYGILFYRSQDSLRRFRASVLSEEESPELLEEAFLKQDCLFLTFEQTADEEDEEIDIIDLADLPISQIQPSFGIIHPLEGLRAVLYEEEAAAVFLALDVLARFIRSKRRQLNAEVFPTLSDRYRIALPKNKTRKSVQVDVTVNTMPELAAELEEMAGFSDDEEFVVDDVPSLGTLRDDLIPEDSFLSLGVISWEMVEHLRETVTHFAQPGEMSSGGDGLPVILIQTSRPKAKNLIEAIQTTGGLKGIGFNPGADVFGGDRYDLGVLQTENGELFLFGEFLEDDPVHVAARKKWDERCKKTKGYCGLIIARGLMGASRGQPQLRDMMALFEARSLSPQDLGIGTLQLMPQFE, from the coding sequence ATGACAATGTCCTTAAATTGCTCTACCCGTCGTCGGCTACAAAAATTAAATCAGATCTCCAGTGTCTGGGAAGGAGATCGGCGTCCTTTGTCAGCTCACAAAGACTCAGAAGTACAAGGTGAATGCATCTTGTGGGTAGACGGTTCGCAAGGCGTTGTTAGGGCGATGGATGTAGTCGCCCCAGAAAGTGGTCCAGAAGCTGTTGTGCGTACCCTGCTGCGGGCAATGGAACATCCCAATACTCCAGCCAAACCTGCACGTCCTCAAAAAATTGTCGTCAGCGATCGCGAATTACAATTCTTCTTGCGTGGTGTCCTTCAAGAACTCGAAATTGTGATTGACTATGTACCACAATTGCCACTCATTAACGAACTGTATCGTGGATTCCAAGAAGTGAGAGGCGAGTATACACCCGAACTACCACCACAGTTTGCTGAACCACTTAAGAAAAAAGCCCTAGAAATATGGCAAGCTGCACCTTGGGAGTTGCTCGAAGAACATCAAATTTTGGCAATTGAGCTAAATCAAAACGATGTTGGTACACTTTATGCTTCGGTTATGGGAATGTTGGGAATGGAGTATGGAATTTTGTTCTATCGCTCTCAAGATTCACTGCGACGATTTCGAGCTTCGGTTTTGTCTGAAGAAGAATCTCCAGAATTGTTAGAAGAAGCTTTTTTGAAGCAGGATTGTTTATTTTTAACGTTTGAACAAACAGCAGACGAAGAAGATGAGGAAATCGATATTATCGATTTAGCAGATTTGCCAATAAGCCAAATTCAGCCTTCGTTTGGCATTATTCACCCGCTTGAAGGATTGCGTGCAGTACTCTATGAAGAAGAAGCAGCAGCAGTATTTCTCGCGCTGGACGTCCTCGCCCGATTTATCCGCAGTAAACGCCGTCAATTGAATGCAGAAGTGTTTCCAACTTTAAGCGATCGCTATCGTATTGCTTTACCAAAAAATAAAACTCGCAAAAGTGTGCAGGTTGATGTCACTGTTAACACGATGCCAGAATTGGCAGCAGAGTTAGAAGAAATGGCAGGTTTTAGCGATGACGAGGAGTTTGTGGTCGATGATGTACCAAGCTTAGGAACACTCAGAGATGATTTGATTCCTGAAGACTCTTTTCTTAGTCTTGGCGTCATCTCTTGGGAAATGGTAGAGCATTTGCGGGAAACTGTGACACATTTTGCCCAACCTGGAGAAATGTCCTCTGGAGGAGACGGCTTACCAGTTATTTTAATTCAAACCTCTCGTCCCAAAGCCAAAAATTTAATTGAAGCAATTCAAACAACTGGAGGACTTAAAGGTATTGGATTTAATCCTGGGGCAGACGTCTTTGGTGGCGATCGCTACGACTTAGGCGTTCTTCAAACTGAAAATGGAGAGTTATTTCTCTTTGGTGAATTTTTAGAAGACGATCCCGTTCATGTTGCTGCTCGCAAAAAGTGGGACGAACGCTGTAAAAAAACTAAAGGCTACTGTGGTTTAATCATTGCCCGTGGCTTAATGGGTGCTTCGCGGGGACAACCACAATTACGCGACATGATGGCATTATTTGAAGCGCGATCGCTTTCACCGCAGGATTTAGGCATTGGTACGCTGCAACTCATGCCGCAATTTGAATAA
- a CDS encoding Uma2 family endonuclease, whose protein sequence is MTTLLIQTESIPLKVNFPAMVKMTEGQFYEFCQANRDLRIERTATGDVVIMPPAFSDTGNRNFNIAAQLGNWTEQDDTGVGFDSSAGFTLPNGAIRSPDASWIKRNRWAALTEEQKASFAPICPDFVIKLRSASDTLSELQFKIQEYINNGAVLGWLIDRKNRTVHIYRPDRAPEILDRPEIVSADPDLPGFTLQTVKIW, encoded by the coding sequence ATGACAACGTTACTCATTCAAACGGAAAGCATTCCTCTGAAAGTCAACTTCCCTGCAATGGTTAAGATGACTGAAGGGCAGTTTTATGAATTTTGTCAGGCTAATCGAGATCTCCGCATTGAGCGCACCGCGACTGGAGACGTTGTCATCATGCCACCCGCTTTTTCAGATACTGGCAACCGCAACTTTAATATTGCTGCACAGCTTGGAAATTGGACAGAGCAAGATGATACAGGAGTAGGCTTTGACTCTAGCGCAGGTTTTACCCTTCCCAATGGAGCTATCCGATCGCCCGATGCATCCTGGATTAAGCGCAATCGTTGGGCTGCCTTGACGGAAGAGCAGAAAGCTTCATTTGCGCCCATTTGTCCAGATTTTGTTATAAAACTGCGTTCTGCTAGCGATACTCTCAGTGAATTGCAATTCAAAATACAGGAATACATCAATAATGGCGCAGTCTTGGGTTGGCTAATTGATCGCAAAAATCGCACGGTGCATATTTATCGTCCCGATCGAGCACCTGAAATTTTAGATCGCCCTGAAATTGTTAGCGCTGATCCAGATCTACCTGGATTTACCTTACAGACGGTAAAGATTTGGTAA
- a CDS encoding carbonic anhydrase codes for MSRINGFIGRRDFLKFVGIGGVTLTAAATGSVFWYAQPAEAAASDTEPDSPDAALQKLLNGNKRFIQHKPEYPHQSQIRLQEVATVQHPFATLLSCADSRVPAEIIFDQGIGDLFDVRIAGNIVTDEALGSLEYAAALLGTPLIMVLGHERCGAVTAAVQDKPLPGKIGSFAKAIKPAVTEVKGQLGDLVENAVVANVRYQVTKLKQSELLTGLVEEGKLKIAGGRYDLDTGEVTIVT; via the coding sequence ATGAGCCGGATAAATGGATTTATTGGTCGGCGGGACTTCTTAAAGTTCGTAGGCATTGGCGGAGTTACTCTTACAGCTGCTGCTACAGGTAGCGTATTTTGGTACGCTCAGCCAGCTGAGGCGGCTGCATCAGATACCGAGCCTGATAGTCCTGATGCAGCACTACAAAAATTGCTGAATGGGAATAAACGGTTTATCCAGCACAAACCTGAGTATCCCCACCAATCACAGATACGTTTGCAAGAAGTTGCTACAGTACAGCATCCATTTGCAACTTTACTCAGTTGCGCCGATTCGCGAGTACCTGCGGAAATTATCTTCGATCAGGGAATTGGGGATTTGTTTGACGTTCGCATTGCGGGGAATATCGTCACGGATGAGGCGCTGGGCAGCCTTGAATATGCCGCAGCATTATTGGGTACTCCCCTAATTATGGTGCTAGGTCATGAAAGATGCGGTGCAGTCACAGCAGCAGTACAAGATAAGCCGCTCCCTGGTAAAATTGGCTCTTTCGCTAAAGCAATTAAACCAGCGGTGACCGAGGTAAAAGGTCAACTAGGAGATTTGGTTGAGAATGCAGTAGTAGCGAATGTTCGATATCAAGTTACCAAGCTGAAGCAATCAGAGCTTTTAACTGGATTAGTAGAAGAGGGCAAATTGAAAATTGCAGGGGGACGCTACGATCTCGATACTGGGGAAGTAACTATTGTGACTTAA
- a CDS encoding P-II family nitrogen regulator has product MHPAKRIEITTDSIELAKILDGLHKAGVTEHTVIRNVVSKSRRIEATELDNVYVIAFCLPDKVKTVVENIRPILNKFGGACYISDALEIRSVRCVASL; this is encoded by the coding sequence ATGCACCCAGCAAAAAGAATAGAAATCACTACTGATTCAATAGAACTGGCAAAAATTTTAGATGGTTTACATAAGGCAGGCGTGACTGAACACACTGTCATTCGGAATGTAGTCAGTAAAAGTCGCAGAATAGAAGCAACTGAGCTTGACAATGTTTATGTAATAGCTTTCTGCCTACCAGATAAAGTCAAGACGGTCGTGGAAAACATCAGACCAATCCTAAATAAATTTGGGGGTGCATGTTATATTTCTGACGCACTGGAAATTAGATCTGTCAGGTGTGTTGCCTCTCTTTAA
- a CDS encoding sodium-dependent bicarbonate transport family permease: MDVGLIASNILSPPVLFFFLGMLAVFLKSDLEIPQPLPKLFSLYLLLAIGFKGGSELVKSGVSQEVVLTLLAAIMMACIVPIYTFFILKVKLDLYNAAAIAATYGSISAVTFITAGSFLNELGIDFSGYMVAALALMESPAIIVGLLLVKLFAIDKQDGDFSWSEVLREAFLNSSVFLLVGSLVIGALTGEKGWKLEEPFTQEIFYGVLTFFLLDMGLVAAARIKDLGKTGPFLISFSILTPLVNAAIGILLAKLIGMPQGNALLFSVLCASASYIAVPAAMRLTLPEANPSLYVTAALALTFPFNIIVGIPLYLYGIEMLWR; encoded by the coding sequence ATGGATGTAGGTCTGATCGCTTCTAACATTCTGAGTCCGCCAGTACTCTTCTTTTTTCTCGGAATGTTGGCTGTCTTTCTCAAGTCGGATCTCGAAATTCCTCAGCCTTTGCCCAAACTCTTCTCTCTTTACCTTCTATTGGCTATTGGGTTCAAAGGAGGAAGTGAACTTGTCAAAAGCGGTGTTAGCCAAGAAGTGGTACTCACCCTCTTGGCAGCCATCATGATGGCTTGCATTGTACCAATCTACACATTCTTCATTCTCAAAGTTAAACTGGACTTATACAATGCTGCGGCGATCGCCGCTACTTATGGTTCCATTAGTGCAGTTACCTTTATCACCGCTGGTTCTTTCTTAAACGAACTTGGCATAGATTTTAGTGGGTACATGGTAGCAGCTTTAGCCTTAATGGAATCTCCAGCCATTATTGTGGGTTTACTTCTGGTGAAGTTATTTGCCATAGACAAACAAGATGGTGATTTTTCTTGGTCTGAAGTTTTGAGAGAAGCTTTTCTAAACAGTTCTGTTTTTCTCTTAGTTGGAAGCCTTGTCATCGGTGCACTGACAGGCGAAAAAGGTTGGAAGTTAGAAGAGCCATTTACCCAAGAAATATTTTACGGAGTTCTAACGTTCTTTTTATTAGATATGGGACTGGTGGCTGCTGCAAGAATTAAAGACCTTGGTAAAACAGGTCCATTCTTGATCTCCTTTTCTATCTTGACACCGCTAGTCAATGCAGCGATCGGCATACTTTTAGCTAAACTGATTGGTATGCCGCAAGGAAATGCCCTTTTATTTTCAGTGCTGTGTGCGAGTGCATCTTACATAGCGGTTCCGGCTGCCATGAGGTTGACCCTTCCTGAAGCTAATCCCAGTTTGTACGTTACTGCCGCTTTAGCGCTGACATTTCCCTTCAATATCATTGTTGGTATTCCTTTATATCTGTACGGCATCGAGATGCTATGGAGATAA
- the zds gene encoding 9,9'-di-cis-zeta-carotene desaturase, protein MRVAIVGAGLAGLATAVDLADAGWEVEIFESRPFVGGKVGSWVDADGNHVEMGLHVFFGNYYQLFELMRKVGADQNLRLKEHIHTFINKGGKTGALDFRFLTGAPFNGLKAFFTTSQLSVQDKIQNAIALGTSPIVRGLVDFDGAMTTIRNLDNVSFADWFRRQGGSQGSLERMWNPIAYALGFIDTENISARCMLTIFQMFAARTEASVLRMLEGSPYEYLHKPIIDYLEARGAKIYTRRRVREIQFTEAPTRVTGLVIAQGDTEELITADAYVCACDVPGIQRLIPQKWRKWSEFDNIYKLDTVPVATVQLRFDGWVTELHNATERQQLDHAAGMDNLLYTPDADFSCFADLALTSPSDYYREDQGSLMQLVLTPGDPFIKQSNEAIAHHVLQQVRELFPSSRNLNMTWYNVVKLAQSLYREAPGMDPYRPPQKTPVENFFLAGSYTQQDYIDSMEGATLSGRRAAQAILESIIAVSPQPSMVGS, encoded by the coding sequence ATGCGCGTTGCAATCGTCGGAGCGGGGTTGGCTGGGCTAGCAACCGCCGTAGATTTGGCAGATGCTGGTTGGGAAGTAGAAATTTTTGAATCTCGCCCGTTTGTTGGTGGTAAAGTCGGCAGTTGGGTAGATGCCGATGGTAATCATGTTGAAATGGGGTTACACGTTTTTTTCGGTAACTACTACCAATTGTTTGAATTGATGCGAAAAGTAGGAGCCGATCAAAATCTCCGCCTCAAAGAACATATCCACACATTTATTAACAAAGGAGGAAAAACGGGGGCTTTAGATTTTCGTTTTCTTACCGGCGCACCTTTCAATGGCTTAAAAGCCTTTTTCACCACATCACAACTATCGGTACAAGACAAAATCCAAAATGCGATCGCACTCGGTACAAGTCCCATTGTGCGTGGGTTGGTAGACTTCGACGGGGCAATGACAACAATCCGGAATTTAGATAATGTCAGCTTTGCTGATTGGTTCCGCCGTCAGGGAGGTTCACAAGGTAGCTTAGAGCGGATGTGGAATCCAATTGCTTACGCCCTAGGCTTCATCGATACCGAAAATATTTCAGCGCGGTGTATGCTGACAATCTTTCAAATGTTTGCCGCACGTACCGAAGCATCAGTGTTGCGAATGCTCGAAGGTTCGCCTTATGAATACTTGCACAAGCCAATTATTGATTATTTAGAAGCACGGGGAGCCAAAATCTATACTCGTCGCCGCGTCCGAGAAATTCAGTTTACTGAAGCACCTACTCGTGTCACAGGATTAGTTATTGCGCAAGGCGACACTGAAGAACTAATTACTGCGGATGCTTACGTGTGTGCCTGTGACGTACCAGGAATTCAGCGGCTGATACCACAAAAATGGCGCAAGTGGTCAGAATTTGACAATATTTATAAATTAGATACAGTTCCAGTTGCTACTGTACAGCTACGATTTGATGGTTGGGTGACAGAATTACACAATGCCACTGAACGCCAGCAACTCGACCATGCTGCGGGGATGGATAACTTGCTATATACTCCTGATGCGGATTTCTCTTGCTTTGCTGACTTAGCCTTAACTAGTCCTAGCGATTATTATCGTGAAGACCAAGGGTCATTGATGCAACTTGTACTGACTCCTGGAGATCCTTTTATCAAACAAAGCAACGAGGCGATCGCCCACCATGTCTTACAGCAAGTTCGCGAATTATTTCCCTCGTCGCGCAACTTGAATATGACGTGGTATAACGTCGTCAAACTAGCACAATCACTCTATCGCGAAGCCCCTGGAATGGACCCATATCGTCCACCCCAAAAAACACCTGTGGAAAACTTTTTTCTCGCGGGTAGTTACACCCAGCAAGATTATATCGATAGTATGGAAGGCGCTACTCTTTCTGGACGCCGTGCGGCTCAAGCAATTTTGGAAAGCATAATAGCCGTTAGTCCCCAACCTTCAATGGTTGGCAGTTAA
- a CDS encoding SRPBCC family protein, producing the protein MPDWLEHSVQVEVEVPIDFVWSLWSDLEQMPQWMKWISSVQVLEDNPELSRWKLNTGGLEFTWLSRILKMVPQQIIQWESVDGLPNRGAIRFYDRHNSSIVKLSISYAIPGILGKIMDNLFLGRAVESTIKADLERFRDYALQAQAAQK; encoded by the coding sequence ATGCCAGATTGGTTAGAGCATAGCGTGCAGGTTGAGGTAGAAGTCCCGATTGACTTCGTGTGGAGTTTGTGGTCTGATCTCGAGCAAATGCCTCAGTGGATGAAGTGGATTTCATCGGTTCAGGTTTTAGAAGATAATCCCGAACTCTCGCGGTGGAAACTTAATACTGGGGGACTAGAATTCACTTGGCTATCGCGAATTCTCAAAATGGTACCCCAGCAAATTATTCAATGGGAATCAGTTGATGGCTTACCCAACCGTGGCGCAATTCGCTTTTACGATCGCCACAATAGCAGTATCGTCAAACTTTCCATTTCCTACGCGATCCCTGGTATCTTAGGTAAAATTATGGATAATCTATTCCTCGGTCGCGCGGTTGAATCGACGATCAAAGCAGATTTAGAACGTTTCCGCGATTATGCACTCCAAGCACAAGCCGCACAAAAATAA
- a CDS encoding 2Fe-2S iron-sulfur cluster-binding protein: MAVKIHFLPDDVTVTATVGELLLDVAERAGVTIPTGCLMGSCHACEVELEDGDTIRACITSVPPGCDELVINLFSDPTW; encoded by the coding sequence ATGGCAGTGAAAATACATTTTCTCCCAGATGATGTGACGGTTACAGCTACAGTGGGCGAACTGTTATTAGACGTTGCAGAACGCGCAGGGGTAACAATTCCTACTGGCTGTTTAATGGGTTCGTGTCACGCTTGTGAAGTAGAACTAGAAGATGGCGACACAATTCGAGCTTGTATAACTTCAGTACCACCTGGATGCGATGAATTAGTTATTAATTTGTTTAGCGATCCGACTTGGTAA
- the cobQ gene encoding cobyric acid synthase CobQ, which yields MKAIMVVGTTSHAGKSLLSAAICRILARRGWRVAPFKGQNMALNSYVTTGGGEIGYAQAVQAWAAGVTPTVDMNPILLKPQGNMTSQVILKGKAVGKVTASDYYEQYFDIGWQAITESLQHLAAEFDLLVCEGAGSPAEINLKHRDLTNMRVAKHLNAATLLVVDIDRGGAFAHVIGTLELLEPEERALIRGVVINKFRGQRSLLNSGIQWLEERTGIPVLGVIPWIEEVFPAEDSLDLLERKPYKEQGELEIAVIRLPRISNFTDFDPLEAEPSVLLKYISPKQELGHPDAVIIPGSKTTIADLLILQRTGMAEAIQKYAAAGGTVLGICGGFQMLGKFLADPEGVEGEAGRFKGLSLLPIQTVITGQKVARQRQVVSNFPQVGLPVAGYEIHQGRSRLVESPDTAPNTYQALFDDSSLGLVDNYQSVWGTYLHGIFDNGAWRRAWLNRLRQQRGLKSLPTGVSNYRKQREMILNTLAAVVEANLDLTKILPS from the coding sequence ATGAAAGCAATTATGGTGGTAGGAACCACATCCCACGCTGGAAAATCGCTCCTTAGTGCAGCTATATGTCGTATTCTGGCGCGACGTGGCTGGCGGGTTGCGCCCTTTAAAGGGCAAAATATGGCTTTAAATTCCTATGTCACCACTGGTGGGGGCGAAATTGGTTATGCACAAGCAGTACAGGCTTGGGCTGCAGGAGTAACACCAACAGTAGATATGAATCCCATTCTCCTCAAGCCCCAAGGTAATATGACCTCTCAAGTAATTTTGAAGGGCAAAGCTGTAGGGAAAGTGACTGCAAGTGATTACTACGAACAGTATTTTGATATAGGTTGGCAAGCAATTACAGAATCCTTACAACACTTAGCAGCAGAATTTGACTTACTTGTTTGTGAAGGTGCGGGGAGTCCTGCAGAAATTAACCTCAAGCATCGCGATCTGACAAATATGCGGGTAGCAAAACACTTAAATGCTGCTACTTTGCTGGTTGTTGACATTGATCGAGGTGGTGCTTTTGCCCATGTGATAGGAACTTTAGAATTACTTGAACCAGAGGAAAGAGCGTTAATTCGCGGTGTTGTTATTAATAAATTTCGCGGACAGCGATCGCTTTTAAACTCAGGTATTCAATGGTTGGAAGAACGCACAGGAATTCCTGTATTGGGTGTTATTCCCTGGATTGAAGAAGTTTTTCCAGCAGAAGATTCGCTAGACTTACTTGAACGCAAGCCGTACAAAGAGCAGGGCGAACTAGAAATTGCAGTTATCCGGCTACCCCGAATTTCTAACTTTACCGATTTTGATCCATTAGAAGCCGAACCGAGTGTATTGCTCAAATATATTAGCCCTAAGCAAGAATTAGGACATCCTGATGCTGTGATTATTCCAGGTTCAAAAACAACAATTGCTGATTTGTTAATTTTACAAAGGACCGGAATGGCAGAAGCAATTCAAAAGTATGCAGCAGCGGGTGGTACTGTATTAGGAATCTGTGGTGGCTTTCAAATGCTCGGTAAATTTCTAGCTGATCCTGAAGGAGTTGAAGGTGAAGCAGGGAGATTTAAGGGATTAAGCTTACTACCAATTCAAACTGTCATTACTGGGCAAAAAGTAGCACGACAACGACAAGTTGTCTCTAATTTTCCGCAAGTCGGATTACCCGTGGCGGGGTACGAAATTCATCAAGGGCGATCGCGCTTAGTAGAATCTCCAGATACAGCACCTAATACTTATCAAGCTTTATTTGATGACTCTAGCTTAGGTTTAGTCGATAATTATCAATCTGTATGGGGTACTTACTTACATGGTATTTTCGATAACGGGGCTTGGCGACGCGCTTGGTTAAATCGCTTGCGACAACAACGTGGTTTAAAATCTCTACCTACAGGTGTTTCCAACTACCGTAAGCAGCGCGAAATGATCTTAAATACACTTGCTGCTGTTGTAGAAGCAAATTTAGATTTGACAAAGATTTTGCCGTCTTAA
- a CDS encoding Npun_F0494 family protein: MSIAEPKTPKKVFYPSKTIKRAKVSLVCSPFQRHLFETMRYQSVPVGAIATTGVQHGYTKRPLSELSVENALLWLVQVGVLRREVDGQGITDSFRLTPLGRQVLEEQGTWEPTPRDRLINTLNRWLRLPF, encoded by the coding sequence ATGTCAATTGCTGAACCCAAAACTCCCAAAAAAGTTTTTTATCCGAGCAAGACAATAAAAAGAGCAAAAGTGTCCCTTGTCTGTTCTCCCTTTCAACGGCATTTATTTGAAACGATGCGCTATCAAAGTGTTCCAGTGGGTGCGATCGCCACGACAGGAGTACAGCACGGCTATACCAAACGTCCTTTATCTGAATTATCAGTAGAAAATGCGTTACTGTGGTTAGTCCAAGTTGGAGTATTGCGGCGGGAAGTTGATGGACAGGGAATTACAGATAGTTTTCGCTTAACACCGCTAGGTCGTCAAGTGCTAGAAGAACAAGGGACGTGGGAGCCGACACCTCGCGATCGCCTAATCAACACGCTCAACCGCTGGTTGCGACTGCCATTTTGA
- the speB gene encoding agmatinase produces MTQGERPSEQNSTEAQRALEKETQLSFTGWQQEVSRGLEFGLEAAESIRDRTISTFSRGELPHYAGINTFLKAPYIEDVRKVGEYDVAIVGVPHDSGTTYRPGTRFGPQGIRRISALYTPYNFELGVDLREQITLCDVGDVFTIPGNNEKSFDQISKGIAHIFGSGAFPIILGGDHSIGFPTVRGVCRHLGDKKVGIIHFDRHVDTQETDLDERMHTCPWFHATNIKNAPAKNLVQLGIGGWQVPRAGVKVCRDRATNILTVTDITEMGLDAAVEFALERALDGTDCVYISFDIDCIDAGFVPGTGWPEPGGLLPREALYLLGKIVQKAPVCGLEVVEVSPPYDVSDMTALMATRVICDTMAHLVISGQLPRKEKPAYIHPEATPEVISEWQ; encoded by the coding sequence ATGACACAAGGCGAACGCCCTTCCGAACAGAATTCTACTGAAGCACAAAGAGCTTTAGAAAAAGAAACTCAGTTATCTTTTACAGGCTGGCAACAAGAAGTTTCGCGTGGTTTAGAGTTTGGGTTAGAAGCTGCAGAAAGCATTCGCGATCGCACAATTTCCACATTCTCGCGTGGTGAATTACCTCACTATGCAGGTATCAATACTTTCCTGAAAGCACCTTACATCGAAGATGTCCGTAAAGTAGGCGAATATGACGTGGCGATCGTTGGCGTGCCTCACGATTCAGGGACTACTTATCGCCCAGGAACGCGATTTGGTCCGCAGGGCATTCGTCGCATTTCCGCTTTGTATACTCCATACAACTTTGAACTCGGCGTCGATTTACGCGAACAAATAACTTTGTGTGATGTTGGCGATGTTTTCACAATTCCTGGTAACAACGAGAAATCTTTTGACCAAATTTCTAAAGGTATTGCTCACATTTTTGGTTCGGGTGCTTTTCCGATTATTTTAGGAGGAGATCATTCAATTGGTTTTCCTACAGTTAGAGGAGTTTGCCGTCACCTAGGTGATAAAAAAGTAGGAATTATTCACTTTGATCGCCACGTAGACACCCAAGAGACAGATTTAGATGAAAGAATGCATACCTGTCCGTGGTTCCATGCAACAAATATTAAAAATGCTCCCGCAAAAAACTTAGTGCAATTGGGAATTGGTGGCTGGCAAGTTCCGCGTGCGGGTGTTAAGGTGTGCCGCGATCGCGCTACCAATATTCTCACCGTTACTGATATTACCGAAATGGGCTTAGATGCAGCAGTGGAATTTGCCCTAGAACGAGCGTTAGATGGTACTGACTGCGTTTACATTAGCTTTGATATTGACTGTATTGATGCTGGGTTTGTCCCTGGAACAGGTTGGCCTGAACCTGGTGGTTTATTACCAAGAGAAGCACTTTATCTCCTCGGTAAAATTGTCCAAAAAGCCCCAGTGTGCGGTTTAGAAGTCGTTGAAGTTTCTCCACCTTACGATGTCAGCGACATGACTGCATTAATGGCAACTCGCGTAATTTGCGATACAATGGCGCATTTAGTCATCTCAGGTCAATTACCTCGCAAAGAGAAACCAGCTTACATCCATCCTGAAGCAACACCAGAAGTCATCAGTGAGTGGCAGTAG
- the hypA gene encoding hydrogenase maturation nickel metallochaperone HypA: MHETDMTKALLLTLKDWWEAHSEPKISCIHLIVGKFTCVEPVSLQFAFEVQTQNTFLAEAKLSIKETPLIAFCHHCQQEYHPEIGIQYACPQCHSPMEDIRSGRELKIDRVEYSTNTIEDTYAPNF, from the coding sequence ATGCATGAAACTGATATGACCAAAGCGTTGCTTTTAACGCTGAAAGATTGGTGGGAAGCACACTCAGAGCCAAAAATTTCCTGTATTCATCTCATTGTCGGCAAATTCACTTGCGTTGAGCCTGTTAGTTTGCAGTTTGCTTTTGAGGTACAAACTCAAAATACATTTTTGGCAGAAGCCAAATTAAGCATTAAAGAAACACCTTTAATAGCCTTTTGTCACCATTGCCAACAAGAATATCATCCTGAAATTGGCATTCAATATGCTTGTCCTCAATGTCATTCTCCCATGGAAGACATTCGTTCGGGGCGCGAACTCAAAATCGACCGTGTTGAATACTCAACTAACACCATAGAGGATACTTATGCACCAAACTTTTGA